The Vibrio chagasii genome includes a region encoding these proteins:
- the glnA gene encoding glutamate--ammonia ligase: MSVENVLSLIQENEVKFVDLRFTDTKGKEQHISIPSHQVDADFFEEGKMFDGSSVAGWKGINESDMVMMPDASSAVLDPFTEDATLNIRCDILEPATMQGYDRDPRSIAKRSEEYMRSTGIADTVLIGPEPEFFLFDDVKFATDMSGSFFKIDDIEAAWNTGSDVEGGNKGHRPGVKGGYFPVAPVDSSQDIRSAMCLVMEEMGLVVEAHHHEVATAGQNEIATRFNTLTTKADETQIYKYVVHNVAHAFGKTATFMPKPLVGDNGSGMHVHQSLAKDGVNLFAGDKYGGLSEMALYYIGGVIKHARAINAFANPSTNSYKRLVPGFEAPVMLAYSARNRSASIRIPVVPSPKARRIELRFGDPAANPYLCYSAMLMAGLDGIKNKIHPGEAMDKDLYDLPAEEAAEIPTVAYSLKEALECLDADREFLTAGGVFSDDFIDSYIDLKSQDVEKVNMTTHPLEFELYYSV; this comes from the coding sequence ATGTCAGTAGAAAACGTACTATCGCTGATCCAAGAGAACGAAGTTAAATTTGTAGACCTACGCTTTACAGATACTAAAGGTAAAGAGCAGCATATCTCTATTCCTTCTCACCAAGTTGACGCAGACTTCTTCGAAGAAGGTAAAATGTTCGACGGCTCTTCAGTCGCTGGTTGGAAAGGCATCAACGAATCTGACATGGTAATGATGCCAGACGCATCATCTGCTGTTCTAGACCCATTCACAGAAGACGCAACGCTAAACATCCGTTGTGACATTCTAGAGCCTGCAACTATGCAAGGCTACGACCGTGACCCACGCTCAATCGCAAAACGTTCTGAAGAGTACATGCGCTCTACAGGTATCGCAGACACAGTTCTAATAGGTCCTGAGCCAGAGTTCTTCCTATTTGACGACGTTAAATTTGCAACTGACATGTCAGGTTCTTTCTTCAAGATCGACGACATCGAAGCAGCATGGAACACAGGTTCTGACGTAGAAGGCGGTAACAAAGGTCACCGTCCAGGCGTTAAAGGCGGTTACTTCCCAGTAGCTCCAGTTGATTCATCTCAAGACATCCGTTCAGCAATGTGTCTAGTAATGGAAGAGATGGGCCTAGTTGTAGAAGCGCACCACCACGAAGTAGCAACTGCGGGTCAAAACGAAATCGCAACTCGCTTCAACACGCTAACAACGAAAGCTGACGAAACTCAAATCTACAAGTACGTTGTACACAACGTTGCTCACGCATTTGGTAAAACAGCGACATTCATGCCTAAGCCACTAGTTGGTGATAACGGTTCTGGTATGCACGTTCACCAATCTCTAGCAAAAGACGGTGTAAACCTGTTTGCTGGTGATAAGTACGGCGGCCTATCTGAAATGGCACTTTACTACATCGGTGGTGTAATCAAGCACGCTCGCGCTATCAACGCATTTGCTAACCCATCAACTAACTCGTACAAGCGTCTTGTACCAGGCTTCGAAGCTCCAGTTATGCTTGCTTACTCTGCACGTAACCGTTCTGCTTCTATCCGTATCCCAGTGGTACCAAGCCCTAAAGCACGTCGTATCGAGCTACGTTTTGGTGACCCAGCAGCGAACCCATACCTATGCTACTCAGCAATGCTAATGGCTGGTCTTGACGGTATTAAGAACAAGATCCACCCAGGCGAAGCTATGGATAAAGATCTATACGACCTACCAGCTGAAGAAGCGGCAGAAATCCCAACAGTGGCTTACTCACTAAAAGAAGCTCTAGAGTGTCTAGACGCTGACCGTGAGTTCCTAACAGCTGGCGGTGTATTCTCTGACGACTTCATCGACTCTTACATCGACCTTAAGTCTCAAGATGTAGAGAAAGTAAACATGACAACTCACCCACTTGAGTTCGAACTGTACTACTCTGTTTAA
- the glnG gene encoding nitrogen regulation protein NR(I): MSKGYVWVVDDDSSIRWVVEKTLSSADIKCETFADAESVLLALERETPDVLVSDIRMPGIDGIELLHQVHQRSPDLPVIIMTAHSDLDAAVNAYQKGAFEYLPKPFDIDETLTLVERAIAHSQEQKREQASEASEETNAPEIIGEAPAMQEVFRAIGRLSRSSISVLINGESGTGKELVAHALHRHSPRAKKPFIALNMAAIPKDLIESELFGHEKGAFTGANSVRQGRFEQANGGTLFLDEIGDMPLDIQTRLLRVLSDGQFYRVGGHSAVKVDVRIVAATHQDLERLVHEGDFREDLFHRLNVIRIHIPALRERKQDIEKLTHHFLASAAEELGVEVKTLHPETIIKLNQLNWPGNVRQLENICRWLTVMASGSEILPSDLPPELLEEKTVAPSGTGDNWQQLLANWAKCALDSGEKELLTYALPEFERILLEAALNHTNGHKQDAAKVLGWGRNTLTRKLKELY, translated from the coding sequence ATGAGTAAGGGATACGTTTGGGTCGTCGATGACGACAGCTCTATCCGCTGGGTAGTAGAAAAGACACTTTCATCAGCTGATATAAAGTGTGAAACATTTGCTGATGCAGAGAGCGTACTACTTGCGCTTGAGCGCGAGACGCCCGATGTACTGGTGTCTGATATCCGTATGCCCGGCATTGACGGGATCGAACTATTGCACCAAGTGCATCAGCGCTCTCCCGACCTCCCGGTGATCATCATGACGGCGCACTCCGACTTAGATGCTGCAGTCAATGCTTATCAAAAAGGTGCCTTTGAATACCTGCCTAAGCCATTTGATATCGATGAGACGCTAACGCTCGTAGAACGAGCGATCGCCCACAGCCAAGAGCAGAAGCGCGAACAAGCCAGTGAGGCCTCTGAAGAGACCAATGCGCCAGAGATCATTGGTGAAGCTCCGGCAATGCAGGAGGTATTTCGGGCTATTGGTCGTCTGTCTCGCTCATCAATATCAGTACTGATTAATGGTGAGTCGGGTACTGGTAAAGAGTTGGTTGCTCACGCTTTGCATCGTCATAGCCCAAGAGCAAAAAAGCCTTTCATCGCACTCAATATGGCGGCAATACCGAAAGACCTCATCGAATCCGAACTGTTTGGTCACGAGAAAGGTGCCTTTACCGGCGCTAACAGCGTTCGCCAAGGACGTTTTGAACAAGCCAACGGCGGCACACTATTTCTGGATGAGATCGGTGACATGCCACTCGATATTCAAACTCGTTTGTTGCGTGTACTTTCTGATGGTCAGTTCTATCGTGTCGGCGGTCACTCTGCAGTTAAGGTAGACGTTCGTATCGTTGCGGCAACCCACCAAGATCTAGAACGACTAGTGCATGAAGGCGATTTCCGTGAAGATTTGTTCCACCGACTCAACGTTATTCGGATTCACATTCCTGCCCTACGTGAACGTAAACAAGATATCGAAAAGTTGACTCATCACTTCCTAGCCTCAGCGGCTGAAGAACTTGGTGTGGAAGTGAAGACACTGCACCCAGAAACCATAATCAAGCTGAATCAGCTAAATTGGCCGGGTAACGTGCGTCAACTAGAGAACATCTGTCGTTGGTTGACCGTGATGGCGAGCGGTAGTGAAATCCTTCCTTCAGACCTACCACCGGAGCTATTGGAAGAAAAAACCGTCGCACCATCAGGTACTGGAGATAACTGGCAGCAGCTACTTGCTAATTGGGCAAAATGTGCGCTTGATTCAGGAGAAAAAGAGCTGCTCACTTATGCTCTTCCGGAGTTTGAACGTATACTGCTAGAGGCTGCACTCAACCATACGAATGGTCACAAACAAGACGCAGCCAAGGTTTTGGGCTGGGGAAGAAACACCCTAACTCGTAAACTCAAAGAACTGTACTAG
- a CDS encoding phosphodiesterase GepA, which yields MSLKTQITLRTAVVLPFVLIFLFTMGVMVFTQKQSYQEMVSDISARQLTSLTDNVHQSLDEFLEKPFHANLSLSQNIGYHKLYQPGNLSKVQDYILYKFSDHFTAVPQLDVIGFGSEDGNYVGFRKEANNGYTLMLQDDRTQDQLVIYRGSKISDDIRSVISGYDPRVRPWYRPVVNDKQPSWSPIYANADERQEITLSALAPIYDDNEFKAVIVSDIKINTFNAFLRELKEKTDVSVYVIDQQQRLVAHSGAGSVISWGTGKTNRGQRLLATESANTIIRESASYVDQLHLIENMGAQRFRFTLDGEQYFNQITPYQDEHGITWFIGMSIPKTNLLGELPENQRNSWLIGLTVSCIGIILGLIAFNRVTQPITSTADAAKRLANGDWDTNMPRSGHIYETSMLVEAFNEMANNLKASFKQLQSQLTYDSLTKLYSREGLIDAAKKSAANEKGTLFLVGIDRFRDINDSLGHYNGDQLLIISAARLRGMLPSEYLLARTGGDEFAIYAPSVTQESDVQLLTNRLLQTFASPFAMESESVMIKVSIGIVHVSNEQDFTVWLRNSSIALSNAKQDKARVSIYSPEMGNASRHRTKMLARLNKAIDLQQFEPFYQPIIDLESGSTIGAEALARWVTDEGIISPLEFIPLAEESGLIYDIDKQILHKSCRDTAIAIESGKWSEDFSIHVNLSVDQLSENGFIDLVKKTLSDTKLPAKNLTLEITESRIVDNDPTVIDNMLTLKALGISIAIDDFGTGYSSLAYLQKLPFDCLKIDRSFVSKLDKENLDSSIVAAIVNITRGFKVSLVAEGVETQQQADLLKQLQCSQAQGFLYSRPVPFDQWPTDLANAKQGRKQTTA from the coding sequence ATGTCTTTGAAAACACAAATTACATTGAGAACCGCTGTGGTTCTGCCCTTCGTGCTGATTTTTCTGTTCACTATGGGCGTAATGGTTTTCACTCAAAAGCAAAGCTACCAAGAGATGGTGAGTGATATTAGTGCACGCCAGCTAACATCACTCACAGATAACGTTCATCAAAGCCTAGATGAGTTCTTAGAGAAGCCATTTCACGCCAACCTCTCGTTAAGCCAAAACATCGGCTATCACAAGCTGTATCAGCCTGGAAACCTTAGCAAGGTTCAAGACTACATCCTTTATAAGTTTTCTGACCATTTCACAGCCGTCCCTCAATTAGATGTGATCGGCTTTGGTTCAGAAGACGGTAACTATGTCGGTTTTCGTAAAGAGGCCAACAACGGCTATACCTTAATGCTCCAAGATGACCGCACTCAAGATCAGCTGGTTATCTATCGCGGCAGTAAGATCAGTGACGATATTCGCTCGGTCATTTCCGGATACGATCCTAGAGTTCGTCCTTGGTATCGCCCTGTTGTCAATGACAAACAGCCGTCATGGTCTCCAATCTATGCCAACGCGGACGAACGCCAAGAGATCACCCTTTCAGCTCTTGCTCCTATCTATGACGACAACGAGTTCAAAGCGGTTATCGTTAGCGATATCAAGATCAACACCTTCAACGCGTTCTTAAGAGAACTGAAGGAAAAAACCGATGTGTCAGTTTACGTCATCGATCAACAGCAACGTTTAGTCGCCCACTCTGGCGCTGGCAGTGTGATTTCTTGGGGAACAGGCAAAACTAATAGAGGCCAACGCTTATTAGCTACCGAGAGCGCTAATACAATAATACGCGAGAGTGCTAGCTACGTTGACCAACTGCACTTGATTGAAAATATGGGCGCCCAACGCTTCAGGTTTACCCTAGATGGCGAACAGTACTTCAATCAAATCACTCCCTACCAGGATGAGCATGGCATCACTTGGTTTATCGGTATGTCGATACCCAAAACCAACTTGCTTGGCGAGCTGCCTGAAAATCAAAGAAATAGCTGGCTAATTGGACTTACCGTGAGCTGCATTGGCATCATCCTAGGCTTAATCGCCTTTAACCGTGTTACTCAGCCAATCACCTCAACCGCTGATGCGGCAAAGCGCCTTGCCAACGGTGATTGGGATACCAATATGCCGAGGTCTGGCCATATCTATGAAACCAGTATGTTGGTTGAAGCGTTCAATGAAATGGCCAACAACTTAAAGGCCTCATTTAAGCAATTGCAGTCTCAACTGACCTACGACTCGCTCACTAAGCTATATAGTAGAGAAGGTTTGATCGATGCCGCTAAGAAGAGTGCAGCTAACGAGAAAGGCACGCTATTCTTGGTGGGTATTGACCGCTTCCGCGACATCAATGACAGCCTTGGCCATTACAATGGTGACCAACTATTGATCATATCCGCGGCACGCTTACGTGGCATGCTACCTTCAGAGTATCTACTGGCTCGTACTGGTGGTGATGAGTTTGCTATCTACGCACCGAGCGTCACTCAAGAGAGTGACGTTCAGCTGCTGACAAATCGCCTACTGCAGACCTTCGCCTCTCCGTTTGCAATGGAATCTGAGAGCGTGATGATTAAAGTCTCAATCGGTATTGTCCATGTGTCCAATGAGCAAGATTTTACCGTGTGGCTTCGTAATAGCAGCATCGCATTGAGTAACGCCAAGCAAGACAAAGCCCGCGTCAGTATCTACAGCCCGGAAATGGGGAACGCTTCTAGGCATAGAACCAAGATGTTGGCGCGCCTCAATAAAGCGATCGACCTTCAACAGTTCGAACCATTTTATCAGCCAATCATCGATCTCGAATCAGGCTCAACCATAGGGGCTGAAGCGCTAGCGCGTTGGGTAACAGATGAAGGCATTATCTCACCATTAGAGTTTATTCCTCTTGCCGAGGAGAGCGGCCTTATCTACGACATAGATAAGCAGATCCTGCATAAGTCTTGTCGAGATACGGCTATCGCAATCGAGTCAGGCAAGTGGAGTGAAGACTTCTCTATTCACGTTAATCTCTCGGTTGACCAGCTTAGTGAGAATGGGTTCATTGATTTAGTGAAGAAGACTCTGAGTGACACTAAGCTACCAGCGAAGAACCTCACCTTGGAGATCACCGAATCGCGAATCGTCGATAACGACCCAACGGTCATCGACAATATGCTGACACTCAAAGCATTAGGTATCTCAATTGCGATTGATGATTTTGGTACCGGATATTCGTCGCTGGCCTACCTACAAAAACTGCCTTTCGACTGCCTTAAGATCGACCGCAGCTTTGTCAGCAAGCTCGATAAAGAGAACCTAGACAGCTCAATTGTTGCCGCTATCGTCAATATCACCAGAGGCTTCAAGGTTAGCTTAGTCGCTGAAGGGGTTGAGACTCAGCAGCAAGCTGACTTGCTTAAACAGCTGCAATGTTCGCAGGCGCAAGGCTTCCTATACAGTCGCCCGGTGCCGTTTGACCAATGGCCGACTGACCTTGCTAACGCTAAACAAGGCCGCAAACAGACTACTGCCTAA
- a CDS encoding DUF2489 domain-containing protein, translated as MNVTLLAIAGGIIILGLGSYAGYLLLQVKKQTELQKQHQALAIEKRNATIYENVNTLCLAGIQGQCDLPEISIRVCIIMDNVQGDERVDLDAEYPALSELYHIVKDMARGEERQELTKKERMQQNLTRHKAETRLNDAVIEDLKRLQEKVKPLNNQINIQMI; from the coding sequence ATGAACGTAACCTTATTAGCAATTGCTGGTGGAATTATCATTCTCGGCTTGGGCTCTTACGCAGGTTACCTTCTACTTCAAGTGAAGAAGCAGACGGAGTTGCAAAAGCAGCATCAAGCACTAGCGATTGAAAAACGTAACGCGACGATTTACGAAAACGTAAATACTTTGTGTCTTGCGGGTATTCAAGGCCAGTGTGATTTGCCTGAGATCAGTATCCGAGTGTGTATCATCATGGATAATGTTCAGGGAGATGAGCGTGTCGATCTTGACGCAGAATATCCGGCCCTTTCCGAGCTGTACCATATTGTTAAAGATATGGCGCGCGGAGAAGAAAGGCAGGAGCTGACAAAGAAAGAGCGCATGCAGCAGAATCTCACACGCCACAAGGCAGAGACTCGCTTGAACGATGCTGTCATCGAGGATTTGAAAAGGTTGCAGGAGAAGGTTAAGCCTCTTAACAACCAAATCAACATCCAGATGATCTAG
- the glnL gene encoding nitrogen regulation protein NR(II), translated as MNRSAKSDSIDTHHLSNAILDNMVTSTLMLDEQLYVRYANPAAEQLFSQSARRIVDHPLSQLIQHASLDLALLTQPLQSGQSITDSDVTFVVDNRPLMLEVTVSPITWQRETLLLVEMRKIDQQRRLSQELNQHAQQQAAKLLVRGLAHEIKNPLGGLRGAAQLLGKMLPDQSLNEYTQIIIEQADRLRALVDRLLGPQKPGTKSEENLHQILEKVRQLVELESGSTLAIERDYDPSLPPIVMDSAQVEQAMLNIVSNAAQILKAQDSGKITIRTRTVHQANIHGQRHKLAARIEISDNGPGIPNELKDTLFYPMVSGREGGTGLGLSISQNLIDQHNGKIDVESWPGNTTFTIYLPI; from the coding sequence GTGAATCGATCAGCCAAAAGCGACAGCATAGATACACACCATCTTTCCAACGCCATTCTCGACAATATGGTGACTTCGACATTGATGCTCGATGAACAGTTATACGTGCGATACGCCAACCCGGCGGCTGAACAACTCTTTTCACAAAGTGCGAGACGCATTGTTGATCACCCACTAAGTCAACTTATCCAACACGCCTCGCTCGACTTAGCACTGCTTACGCAACCTCTACAAAGCGGCCAGAGCATTACCGACAGTGACGTGACCTTTGTCGTCGACAACCGCCCGCTGATGCTTGAGGTGACGGTTAGTCCAATTACCTGGCAGCGTGAAACCCTGTTGCTCGTAGAGATGCGCAAGATAGACCAGCAAAGGCGCCTTAGCCAAGAGTTAAACCAACATGCGCAACAACAAGCGGCGAAGCTGTTAGTGCGCGGTTTAGCTCATGAAATAAAGAACCCTTTAGGTGGCTTAAGAGGGGCAGCGCAATTACTTGGAAAGATGCTTCCCGATCAGTCGCTGAATGAATACACCCAGATCATTATTGAGCAAGCCGACCGCTTGCGCGCTCTGGTCGACCGCCTACTTGGCCCACAAAAGCCGGGAACCAAGTCTGAAGAGAACCTCCACCAGATACTCGAAAAAGTCAGACAGTTGGTCGAGCTCGAGTCCGGATCCACACTGGCGATTGAGCGAGACTACGATCCAAGCCTGCCACCAATAGTGATGGACTCAGCGCAGGTGGAACAGGCGATGCTCAATATCGTGAGCAATGCGGCGCAGATTTTAAAGGCACAAGATTCAGGCAAAATTACTATTCGCACCAGAACGGTGCATCAAGCCAACATTCATGGTCAGCGACACAAACTCGCGGCACGTATTGAGATCAGCGATAACGGTCCGGGCATCCCCAATGAATTAAAAGACACCCTGTTCTACCCCATGGTCAGTGGCCGTGAAGGCGGCACAGGGCTGGGACTATCCATTTCTCAGAACCTGATCGACCAGCACAACGGAAAAATCGATGTTGAGAGCTGGCCAGGGAACACCACATTTACGATTTACTTGCCGATTTAA
- the hemN gene encoding oxygen-independent coproporphyrinogen III oxidase: MSSKPVTTNQQIVWDQEILNKYNYSGPRYTSYPTALEFHEAFTVSDYDMACTQYPERPLSLYVHIPFCHKLCYYCGCNKVITRHSHKADEYLDVIEHEIRQRASLLNGREVTQLHFGGGTPTFLSKTQITRLMMILRDEFNFTADAEISIEVDPREIELDVLDHLRNEGFNRLSIGVQDFNKEVQKLVNREQDEKFIVAMVQRAKELGFRSTNLDLIYGLPKQTQALFAETLKQVLEMKPGRLSVFNYAHMPQLFAAQRKIKDEDLPKAEEKMAILQDTIETLTGAGYQFIGMDHFALPEDELAVAQREGVLHRNFQGYTTQGECDLVGFGVSAISMVGDSYAQNQKELKKYYAQVNDLRHALWKGVALDNDDLLRREVIKQLICNFKLDKTMIESEFAVDFNCYFKEDLELLQTFINDDLVEVDDKEIRVTLRGRLLIRNICMCFDKYLRAKARQQQFSRVI, encoded by the coding sequence ATGTCGAGCAAGCCAGTAACAACGAATCAGCAAATCGTTTGGGACCAAGAAATCTTAAACAAGTACAACTATTCGGGACCTCGTTACACTTCATACCCAACTGCGTTGGAGTTCCATGAAGCGTTTACCGTCTCTGATTACGACATGGCGTGTACGCAATACCCAGAGCGTCCACTGTCGCTTTACGTGCATATCCCGTTCTGCCATAAGCTTTGTTACTACTGTGGTTGTAACAAGGTGATTACTCGTCACTCGCACAAAGCGGACGAGTACCTAGATGTGATTGAGCATGAAATCCGCCAACGTGCTTCTTTATTGAATGGTCGCGAAGTGACTCAATTGCACTTCGGCGGTGGTACACCAACCTTCCTAAGCAAGACACAAATCACGCGTCTAATGATGATTCTACGTGATGAGTTTAACTTCACTGCTGACGCTGAGATCAGCATCGAGGTTGACCCTCGTGAGATTGAACTCGACGTGCTGGATCACCTGCGTAACGAAGGCTTCAACCGCCTGAGTATCGGTGTTCAAGATTTCAATAAAGAAGTGCAAAAGCTGGTTAATCGTGAGCAAGATGAAAAGTTCATCGTCGCTATGGTTCAGCGTGCTAAAGAGCTTGGCTTCCGTTCAACGAACCTAGATTTGATTTACGGCCTACCGAAGCAGACTCAAGCATTGTTCGCTGAAACGCTGAAGCAAGTGCTTGAGATGAAACCGGGTCGTCTATCGGTATTTAACTACGCTCACATGCCACAACTGTTTGCGGCGCAGCGTAAGATTAAAGATGAAGACCTACCAAAAGCTGAAGAAAAGATGGCGATCTTGCAAGATACTATCGAGACTCTAACGGGTGCTGGTTACCAGTTTATCGGTATGGACCACTTCGCACTTCCTGAAGATGAGCTAGCAGTGGCGCAGCGTGAAGGTGTGTTGCACCGTAATTTCCAAGGCTACACGACTCAGGGCGAATGTGACCTAGTAGGTTTTGGTGTGTCGGCTATCTCCATGGTGGGTGACTCTTACGCGCAAAACCAAAAAGAACTTAAGAAATACTACGCTCAAGTGAATGACCTTCGTCATGCGCTTTGGAAAGGTGTCGCACTAGATAACGATGATTTACTGCGTCGTGAAGTGATTAAGCAGCTGATCTGTAACTTTAAACTCGACAAGACGATGATCGAATCTGAGTTCGCTGTTGATTTTAATTGTTACTTCAAAGAAGACTTAGAGCTTCTGCAAACTTTCATTAACGATGACTTGGTTGAAGTCGACGACAAAGAAATCCGTGTAACGCTTCGTGGTCGTCTGTTGATTCGTAACATCTGTATGTGTTTCGATAAATACTTGCGTGCTAAGGCTCGCCAACAGCAGTTCTCGCGCGTTATCTAA
- a CDS encoding DUF4124 domain-containing protein — protein MKKILFLVGLTVAFSCSAQTVYTWVGEDGVLHFSDTPTGKGAKSLELPDVQASAPAPKFEPSKPVDDQSASAIPSQEQPKAQQTEREVPAPLALTMLTPIHDQTIRSNRGFISIQIELNRKLGIGEQLQLMLDGRRYGAPQTQPNWQLKDIDRGTHTIAIQAHRSGKLIASTSPVTVYLHRATIK, from the coding sequence ATGAAAAAAATACTGTTCCTGGTCGGGTTAACAGTCGCATTCTCATGCTCTGCTCAAACAGTTTATACTTGGGTAGGTGAAGATGGCGTACTTCATTTTAGTGATACACCGACAGGCAAGGGCGCTAAGTCTCTTGAGCTTCCGGATGTTCAAGCCTCAGCACCCGCACCTAAATTCGAGCCATCGAAACCCGTTGACGATCAAAGCGCCTCGGCTATTCCAAGCCAAGAGCAACCAAAAGCACAACAGACCGAGCGAGAAGTCCCAGCGCCATTAGCTCTTACTATGCTCACTCCCATTCACGACCAAACTATCCGCAGTAATCGTGGCTTCATCTCAATTCAAATCGAACTCAACCGTAAACTGGGCATTGGCGAGCAGCTGCAATTGATGCTCGATGGGCGACGCTATGGCGCACCACAAACCCAACCCAACTGGCAGTTGAAAGATATCGATCGTGGCACTCACACCATTGCAATTCAAGCACATAGAAGCGGCAAGCTTATTGCATCTACTAGTCCAGTCACCGTGTATTTACATCGAGCGACGATCAAGTAG
- the yihI gene encoding Der GTPase-activating protein YihI: protein MSRSKKSRKPGAYGAPEVIVTRNRSESDVEGRERKRIKKRKGLKSGSRHSDGSEAKQRKAAQDRDPRLGSKKKIPLIVEPVKKLTKQERKLSNEQELEMLENDPQLNTLLDRIENGENLGAGLQKFVDEKLDRIEHLMGRLGLLEPEDDEEEIFEEAPVVSKKKASSDEDLLSQFEDIDLDSFKG from the coding sequence ATGAGCCGTAGTAAAAAATCTAGAAAGCCGGGAGCATATGGTGCTCCTGAAGTTATCGTTACTCGTAACCGTAGCGAATCTGACGTTGAAGGTCGTGAACGTAAGCGTATTAAAAAGCGCAAGGGCCTAAAATCGGGTAGCCGCCACTCAGATGGTAGCGAAGCAAAACAGCGTAAAGCTGCACAAGATCGCGACCCACGTTTAGGTAGCAAGAAAAAAATCCCACTGATCGTTGAACCAGTGAAGAAGCTGACTAAGCAAGAGCGTAAGCTATCTAACGAGCAAGAGTTAGAGATGCTTGAGAATGATCCACAGCTGAACACACTACTAGACCGTATCGAAAATGGTGAAAACCTAGGTGCTGGTCTACAGAAGTTCGTTGATGAGAAGCTTGATCGCATTGAGCACCTAATGGGCCGTTTAGGTTTGCTAGAGCCAGAAGACGATGAAGAAGAAATCTTCGAAGAAGCACCCGTTGTATCGAAAAAGAAAGCAAGCTCTGACGAAGACTTGTTATCTCAGTTCGAAGACATCGACTTAGACAGCTTTAAAGGTTAA